The Verrucomicrobiia bacterium sequence CCGCTCATGGTCTCCTTCCCCGAAGGCCAGATCCCTCCTTCCCCCAACGGCCTGCGCGGGACGGGCTGGCGGAAGCTCGCAGGCCGTCAAACGGTATTCCACCGTCATTTCGCCGGCCCCGCCGCTCCCCGAAAGCGGCAGGGTCACGACGCCGCGTCCGGGTCCGGCGTGCGGCGTGGTGGTGAGGACCAGTTCTTCGCCCCCTTGGAGCGCGGCCGTCAGGATCTTTGCCCGATACTTTGGCGTGGCCTCCTGTTGATTCACGGCGGCATAGGGAGGTTTGAGGATTTCCCAGCGATCCCCTGCACGCACGTGTTCGCCATGGACGATTTCCAGTCCCGCGAGGACACCGATGGACTCCGGGCGCACCGGGCGGTCGAAGCGGATCCGGACCTCCTCCGGATGTGCTGCGACCGTCTCAAGCGGTTGCGGCGCGTCGGGGTCCGAGTACCGGATCCGGAGCAGCCACCCCTGGCCCGTTAGGCCCGTGCCCCAATCTGGAAGTCCCCCATGTCCGCTCAGATACAGGTCGCCCCGAGGAGAAACGGCCAGATCGGTCACCAGCATGCCCAACTTGGCGATCGGGACGTCCTCGCCGGTGTACCCCCCGCCCCGCCCCGCAGCCGCACCCGCCAGAGCGTGCCGCGCGATTGCCCGGCGACCAGGGCGTCGCCCCGCCAGGATGCGGGTCCGAAAAGCGCCTGCCCGGGTGATGCCGGGGAGGCTGCGGCGGGCTCATTGAACACGAAACCGCAGGCCGACTGGTGTTGGGGCGCGAATCCGACCACGGGTGGCTCGCTTCGGAGGTCCGGGAGCCATTGGGGATGTTGCGGGGGGAATCCGTAATGAAGGCCGCGCCGGATGAAATTCAGTTCGTCGAGCGGATTCCCACCCGGACACCAGGTTTCGCCTTCCTGATCCGTGCAAAACAGGTCGCCCGCCCGATTGAACCGGAGTTGGAACACCACGCGAAGGCCGGTCGCCCAAGTCTCGCGACGGCCGGTGACCGGATCCATCCGCTGAATGGATCCCCGCGCCCCCTGCGGATCGTACAGGGAGACCACGGCGTCCGGATCGGCAGGAATGGGACGTCCCATCGCCGCGAGCGCGCCGCGCTCCTCAGACGTCAATGAACCCGCCGGCTTCAGCCGGTACGGATTCGCGTAGTTTGCCGTGAGCAGGGCAAAGTAAATCGCACCGTCCGGACCGACCGTCACCCCAGTCGCATCCACGTTGCCGGAAGCGGAGTCCTTGTCCGGCCACCCGGAAGCAACCACCTCCTCGGAGTCAGCACGTCCATTCCCACTGGAGTCCCGAAGCAGCGAGACTTTGCCACTGGAAGACACGTAAAGCCCCCGCTCGGTCCAGCACATTCCGACGGGCACGGTGAGCGTATTCCGGTCCCATCAAGGATCCGCCCAGTCTTCGAGGCCGTCGCCGTCGCGATCACGAAGGCACCAGACGCGCCCATCGTAACCCAGGGCGGTCAGGACCCCATCGGGCGCAAACGCCAGGTTGTTGATGTTCGGTAGGCGAACGGGAAGCCATTCCGCCGTGAATCCGGGAACCAACAGTCGGACCTCCGGTTCGGCGCCTGCGAGCGCCGCGCCAAGGATGGACACCAGGCCCGCCAGCAGGAGTCGGAAGTTCATGAGGACATTCGGCCGCTGCCCGGGAGCCTTTGGCAATCATCCGGGGCCGATCCGTCGTCGGCCACCGTGGGGAGTGACGAGGGAGGATCCGACGATGTGGGTCCGGTGCCAATCGCGCGCGGTGAACGACGCGCCCGAGTCTCCAGGGCTTCGGCCAGCCAGCGGTCGGCCTCTGCGAATCCAGACTCGAAGGGATCCAGCAGCAGCAGGGGGTTCATCGCCTCGGTGTCC is a genomic window containing:
- a CDS encoding PQQ-dependent sugar dehydrogenase is translated as MCWTERGLYVSSSGKVSLLRDSSGNGRADSEEVVASGWPDKDSASGNVDATGVTVGPDGAIYFALLTANYANPYRLKPAGSLTSEERGALAAMGRPIPADPDAVVSLYDPQGARGSIQRMDPVTGRRETWATGLRVVFQLRFNRAGDLFCTDQEGETWCPGGNPLDELNFIRRGLHYGFPPQHPQWLPDLRSEPPVVGFAPQHQSACGFVFNEPAAASPASPGQALFGPASWRGDALVAGQSRGTLWRVRLRGGAGGTPARTSRSPSWACW